A section of the Phaseolus vulgaris cultivar G19833 chromosome 8, P. vulgaris v2.0, whole genome shotgun sequence genome encodes:
- the LOC137824150 gene encoding phosphatidylinositol/phosphatidylcholine transfer protein SFH9 isoform X2, translating to MPEVLAQEDERCRSFEPETSEDEWRKSRARSLRRKAMTASTRLTYSLRKRNTRVADSEFASIFIEDVRDANEEKAVNSFRQVLLTRDLLPDSHDDYHTMLRFLKARKFDTDKTVQMWDAMLHWRKEYGVDSILKDFVYKEYEEVQCYYPHGYHGVDKEGRPVYIERLGQVEPSKLMSVTTVDRFLKYHVQGFEKMFKEKFPACSIAAKRHIDKTTTILDVQGLNWVSFGKVAHDLVMRMQKIDGDNYPETLNQMFIVNAGSGFKLLWNTAKGFLDPRTTAKIHVLGNKFQSRLLEVIDSSQLPDFLGGSCSCPNDGGCIRSNRGPWNDPDIWKILHSREAMKLTKFGSSSIANEVDVKSYARKVTSSEISETVSASAARLSPSALVQSVPSGDKKTMRDCAPGENLLEPVNAAGEVGDVDSTSDSSNNYLRRLPQKPLLPYITSILAQITVKLLTCIYVILAALGRLFSVHSVDNQPRNHGRTQTAQSNCQELLISPAMKEPLWQRLQNLEAVVTEMANKPKTIPPEKEDILQESLSRIKCIEYDLQKTKKALLATASKQVELAESLENLKEGRFDGSNSCWPKNRSYGPGR from the exons ATGCCAG AAGTATTGGCTCAAGAAGATGAGAGGTGTAGAAGTTTTGAGCCTGAAACTTCCGAGGATGAGTGGCGGAAGTCTCGAGCTAGATCTCTTAGGAGAAAAGCAATGACTGCTTCAACAAGACTCACTTATAGTCTCAGGAAGCGTAATACACGTGTTGCAGATAGTGAGTTTGCTTCAATTTTCATAGAAGATGTCCGTGATGCTAATGAGGAAAAAGCTGTGAATTCATTTCGTCAGGTGCTACTTACAAGGGATCTGCTTCCAGATTCCCATGATGATTATCATACAATGCTGAG GTTTCTGAAGGCCAGAAAGTTTGACACTGATAAAACAGTCCAGATGTGGGATGCTATGCTCCATTGGAGGAAGGAGTATGGAGTAGATTCTATTTTAAAG GACTTCGTATATAAGGAGTATGAAGAGGTTCAGTGTTATTATCCTCATGGTTACCATGGTGTGGACAAAGAGGGCCGGCCGGTTTATATTGAAAGACTTGGCCAAGTTGAACCCAGCAAGTTGATGAGTGTCACGACAGTAGATCGATTTTTAAAGTATCATGTTCAGGGTTTTGAGAAAATGTTTAAAGAGAAATTCCCAGCATGTTCTATTGCAGCAAAGAGGCATATAGATAAAACAACAACTATACTTGATGTGCAAGGCCTG AATTGGGTGAGCTTTGGCAAAGTTGCACATGATCTTGTTATGCGCATGCAAAAAATTGATGGTGATAACTACCCTGAG ACATTAAACCAGATGTTCATTGTTAATGCTGGTAGTGGGTTCAAGCTACTATGGAATACAGCAAAAGGTTTTCTTGATCCAAGGACCACGGCCAAAATACAT GTTTTAGGCAACAAGTTTCAGAGCAGATTGTTAGAGGTTATAGACTCAAG CCAACTTCCAGATTTCCTTGGTGGCAGTTGTTCGTGCCCAAATGATGGAGGGTGTATTAGATCTAATAGAGGGCCTTGGAATGATCCTGACATTTGGAAA atATTGCATTCTAGAGAAGCAATGAAGTTGACAAAGTTTGGAAGTTCGTCTATTGCTAATGAGGTAGATGTGAAGTCATATGCCCGCAAG GTTACAAGCTCTGAAATATCTGAAACTGTATCAGCATCAGCAGCAAGATTGAGTCCCTCAGCTTTAGTACAATCTGTTCCTTCTGGTGATAAA AAAACAATGAGAGACTGTGCACCTGGTGAAAACCTACTCGAGCCAGTTAATGCTGCCGGAGAAGTTGGGGATGTTGATTCAACAA GTGATTCAAGCAACAATTATCTCAGAAGACTACCACAGAAACCACTACTTCCCTATATTACAAGTATTTTGGCTCAAATAACAGTGAAACTGTTAACTTGTATTTATGTAATACTTGCGGCATTGGGGAGATTGTTTTCGGTTCACTCTGTAGACAACCAACCAAGAAACCATGGGAGAACCCAAACAGCACAATCCAATTGCCAGGAACTTTTAATTAGTCCGGCAATGAAAGAGCCACTTTGGCAGAGGTTGCAGAATTTAGAGGCGGTGGTTACTGAGATGGCCAATAAACCTAAAACAATTCCTCCTGAAAAAGAGGATATTCTTCAAGAATCATTAAGTCGTATAAAATGTATAGAATATGACTTGCAAAAAACAAAGAAG GCCCTGCTAGCAACTGCTTCAAAGCAAGTTGAACTTGCTGAATCAT
- the LOC137824150 gene encoding phosphatidylinositol/phosphatidylcholine transfer protein SFH9 isoform X1: MSMDFEEVLAQEDERCRSFEPETSEDEWRKSRARSLRRKAMTASTRLTYSLRKRNTRVADSEFASIFIEDVRDANEEKAVNSFRQVLLTRDLLPDSHDDYHTMLRFLKARKFDTDKTVQMWDAMLHWRKEYGVDSILKDFVYKEYEEVQCYYPHGYHGVDKEGRPVYIERLGQVEPSKLMSVTTVDRFLKYHVQGFEKMFKEKFPACSIAAKRHIDKTTTILDVQGLNWVSFGKVAHDLVMRMQKIDGDNYPETLNQMFIVNAGSGFKLLWNTAKGFLDPRTTAKIHVLGNKFQSRLLEVIDSSQLPDFLGGSCSCPNDGGCIRSNRGPWNDPDIWKILHSREAMKLTKFGSSSIANEVDVKSYARKVTSSEISETVSASAARLSPSALVQSVPSGDKKTMRDCAPGENLLEPVNAAGEVGDVDSTSDSSNNYLRRLPQKPLLPYITSILAQITVKLLTCIYVILAALGRLFSVHSVDNQPRNHGRTQTAQSNCQELLISPAMKEPLWQRLQNLEAVVTEMANKPKTIPPEKEDILQESLSRIKCIEYDLQKTKKALLATASKQVELAESLENLKEGRFDGSNSCWPKNRSYGPGR; the protein is encoded by the exons ATGTCCATGGATTTTGAAGAAGTATTGGCTCAAGAAGATGAGAGGTGTAGAAGTTTTGAGCCTGAAACTTCCGAGGATGAGTGGCGGAAGTCTCGAGCTAGATCTCTTAGGAGAAAAGCAATGACTGCTTCAACAAGACTCACTTATAGTCTCAGGAAGCGTAATACACGTGTTGCAGATAGTGAGTTTGCTTCAATTTTCATAGAAGATGTCCGTGATGCTAATGAGGAAAAAGCTGTGAATTCATTTCGTCAGGTGCTACTTACAAGGGATCTGCTTCCAGATTCCCATGATGATTATCATACAATGCTGAG GTTTCTGAAGGCCAGAAAGTTTGACACTGATAAAACAGTCCAGATGTGGGATGCTATGCTCCATTGGAGGAAGGAGTATGGAGTAGATTCTATTTTAAAG GACTTCGTATATAAGGAGTATGAAGAGGTTCAGTGTTATTATCCTCATGGTTACCATGGTGTGGACAAAGAGGGCCGGCCGGTTTATATTGAAAGACTTGGCCAAGTTGAACCCAGCAAGTTGATGAGTGTCACGACAGTAGATCGATTTTTAAAGTATCATGTTCAGGGTTTTGAGAAAATGTTTAAAGAGAAATTCCCAGCATGTTCTATTGCAGCAAAGAGGCATATAGATAAAACAACAACTATACTTGATGTGCAAGGCCTG AATTGGGTGAGCTTTGGCAAAGTTGCACATGATCTTGTTATGCGCATGCAAAAAATTGATGGTGATAACTACCCTGAG ACATTAAACCAGATGTTCATTGTTAATGCTGGTAGTGGGTTCAAGCTACTATGGAATACAGCAAAAGGTTTTCTTGATCCAAGGACCACGGCCAAAATACAT GTTTTAGGCAACAAGTTTCAGAGCAGATTGTTAGAGGTTATAGACTCAAG CCAACTTCCAGATTTCCTTGGTGGCAGTTGTTCGTGCCCAAATGATGGAGGGTGTATTAGATCTAATAGAGGGCCTTGGAATGATCCTGACATTTGGAAA atATTGCATTCTAGAGAAGCAATGAAGTTGACAAAGTTTGGAAGTTCGTCTATTGCTAATGAGGTAGATGTGAAGTCATATGCCCGCAAG GTTACAAGCTCTGAAATATCTGAAACTGTATCAGCATCAGCAGCAAGATTGAGTCCCTCAGCTTTAGTACAATCTGTTCCTTCTGGTGATAAA AAAACAATGAGAGACTGTGCACCTGGTGAAAACCTACTCGAGCCAGTTAATGCTGCCGGAGAAGTTGGGGATGTTGATTCAACAA GTGATTCAAGCAACAATTATCTCAGAAGACTACCACAGAAACCACTACTTCCCTATATTACAAGTATTTTGGCTCAAATAACAGTGAAACTGTTAACTTGTATTTATGTAATACTTGCGGCATTGGGGAGATTGTTTTCGGTTCACTCTGTAGACAACCAACCAAGAAACCATGGGAGAACCCAAACAGCACAATCCAATTGCCAGGAACTTTTAATTAGTCCGGCAATGAAAGAGCCACTTTGGCAGAGGTTGCAGAATTTAGAGGCGGTGGTTACTGAGATGGCCAATAAACCTAAAACAATTCCTCCTGAAAAAGAGGATATTCTTCAAGAATCATTAAGTCGTATAAAATGTATAGAATATGACTTGCAAAAAACAAAGAAG GCCCTGCTAGCAACTGCTTCAAAGCAAGTTGAACTTGCTGAATCAT
- the LOC137824150 gene encoding phosphatidylinositol/phosphatidylcholine transfer protein SFH9 isoform X3 — MTASTRLTYSLRKRNTRVADSEFASIFIEDVRDANEEKAVNSFRQVLLTRDLLPDSHDDYHTMLRFLKARKFDTDKTVQMWDAMLHWRKEYGVDSILKDFVYKEYEEVQCYYPHGYHGVDKEGRPVYIERLGQVEPSKLMSVTTVDRFLKYHVQGFEKMFKEKFPACSIAAKRHIDKTTTILDVQGLNWVSFGKVAHDLVMRMQKIDGDNYPETLNQMFIVNAGSGFKLLWNTAKGFLDPRTTAKIHVLGNKFQSRLLEVIDSSQLPDFLGGSCSCPNDGGCIRSNRGPWNDPDIWKILHSREAMKLTKFGSSSIANEVDVKSYARKVTSSEISETVSASAARLSPSALVQSVPSGDKKTMRDCAPGENLLEPVNAAGEVGDVDSTSDSSNNYLRRLPQKPLLPYITSILAQITVKLLTCIYVILAALGRLFSVHSVDNQPRNHGRTQTAQSNCQELLISPAMKEPLWQRLQNLEAVVTEMANKPKTIPPEKEDILQESLSRIKCIEYDLQKTKKALLATASKQVELAESLENLKEGRFDGSNSCWPKNRSYGPGR; from the exons ATGACTGCTTCAACAAGACTCACTTATAGTCTCAGGAAGCGTAATACACGTGTTGCAGATAGTGAGTTTGCTTCAATTTTCATAGAAGATGTCCGTGATGCTAATGAGGAAAAAGCTGTGAATTCATTTCGTCAGGTGCTACTTACAAGGGATCTGCTTCCAGATTCCCATGATGATTATCATACAATGCTGAG GTTTCTGAAGGCCAGAAAGTTTGACACTGATAAAACAGTCCAGATGTGGGATGCTATGCTCCATTGGAGGAAGGAGTATGGAGTAGATTCTATTTTAAAG GACTTCGTATATAAGGAGTATGAAGAGGTTCAGTGTTATTATCCTCATGGTTACCATGGTGTGGACAAAGAGGGCCGGCCGGTTTATATTGAAAGACTTGGCCAAGTTGAACCCAGCAAGTTGATGAGTGTCACGACAGTAGATCGATTTTTAAAGTATCATGTTCAGGGTTTTGAGAAAATGTTTAAAGAGAAATTCCCAGCATGTTCTATTGCAGCAAAGAGGCATATAGATAAAACAACAACTATACTTGATGTGCAAGGCCTG AATTGGGTGAGCTTTGGCAAAGTTGCACATGATCTTGTTATGCGCATGCAAAAAATTGATGGTGATAACTACCCTGAG ACATTAAACCAGATGTTCATTGTTAATGCTGGTAGTGGGTTCAAGCTACTATGGAATACAGCAAAAGGTTTTCTTGATCCAAGGACCACGGCCAAAATACAT GTTTTAGGCAACAAGTTTCAGAGCAGATTGTTAGAGGTTATAGACTCAAG CCAACTTCCAGATTTCCTTGGTGGCAGTTGTTCGTGCCCAAATGATGGAGGGTGTATTAGATCTAATAGAGGGCCTTGGAATGATCCTGACATTTGGAAA atATTGCATTCTAGAGAAGCAATGAAGTTGACAAAGTTTGGAAGTTCGTCTATTGCTAATGAGGTAGATGTGAAGTCATATGCCCGCAAG GTTACAAGCTCTGAAATATCTGAAACTGTATCAGCATCAGCAGCAAGATTGAGTCCCTCAGCTTTAGTACAATCTGTTCCTTCTGGTGATAAA AAAACAATGAGAGACTGTGCACCTGGTGAAAACCTACTCGAGCCAGTTAATGCTGCCGGAGAAGTTGGGGATGTTGATTCAACAA GTGATTCAAGCAACAATTATCTCAGAAGACTACCACAGAAACCACTACTTCCCTATATTACAAGTATTTTGGCTCAAATAACAGTGAAACTGTTAACTTGTATTTATGTAATACTTGCGGCATTGGGGAGATTGTTTTCGGTTCACTCTGTAGACAACCAACCAAGAAACCATGGGAGAACCCAAACAGCACAATCCAATTGCCAGGAACTTTTAATTAGTCCGGCAATGAAAGAGCCACTTTGGCAGAGGTTGCAGAATTTAGAGGCGGTGGTTACTGAGATGGCCAATAAACCTAAAACAATTCCTCCTGAAAAAGAGGATATTCTTCAAGAATCATTAAGTCGTATAAAATGTATAGAATATGACTTGCAAAAAACAAAGAAG GCCCTGCTAGCAACTGCTTCAAAGCAAGTTGAACTTGCTGAATCAT